CATCAGAAGATAATGAATCAAGCTTTGGTGCATAGATTGCTGTTACTTTCCCAAAGACCTTTTGATTATTGGCATCGTCGAACATGATGCTCTCAAGAGTTGTTCTTTTTTTATTGTGAACATCAATAAAAGGATGAGCAACAGATAAGAGAAAGACATCTAATCCGCTTTTTTCAATAAGAACGCCTGTCCATGATCTTTCACGGTATGCTGGATCTGGTGAAATAGCGACTAATCGACATACTTGGGGAAAGGAACGCGCGAGTCTTACGGAGTTCTTGTCAATTTCTTCTTCAGATACCCCTGTATCTTTGAGAATAATTGCATGCACACTCGTGCTTATAAAAAAAACTAAACTACTCAATATAAGCGATTTAAAGCGCAATTCTTTTCTTTCTGTAAATAAGTGACCTCTTTAACTATCTTTATTTCACAAAAATGTCATCAAAAATTGTAACTGTAAAAAAACAGCTATTTTCCAAACGTTAGCCGTTCTTTAAAATTATAGAAATGCCTCTTCCCAAGTCCCTTGCGTTGAAGCTTTTGAATATTCCGTGGCTTTGTTTTCAAAGAAATTGGTGTGTTCAAGACCATTCATCATATCATCCATCCAAGGCAAAGGGTTTGATTGTAGGTTATAGAGGGAGGGGAGTCCTAGTTGATTTAAGCGTCGATCAGCAATATATCGAATATAGTTTTTGACCTGGCTACTTGTTAATCCTTCAATGCTCCCAAGTTCAAAAGCCAGATCTATAAATGTATCTTCGTGCTCAACAACGGTTTGACAAACTTCGGTAATGCGCTGTTGTAGCTTTTTGTTCCAAATTTTAGGATTTTCAGAAATAAAAGTTTTGAAGAGTTGGACGATGGATTGCGTATGAAGAGTTTCATCCCGTACTGACCAAGAAACGATCTGTCCCATGCCTTTCATCTTATTAAATCTTGGAAAATTCATCAACATTGCGAAAGACGCAAACAGCTGAAGACCTTCTGTAAAAGCACCAAATAAAGCCAACGTCAGTGCAATATCTTCGAGTTCTGGTCCACCAAATTGTTGCAAATAATCCCATTTATCTTTCATTGCTTTATATTTAAAAAAAGCTTGATATTCAGTTTCTGGCATACCTATCGTATCCAAGAGATGAGAATAAGCAGCTATATGGATGGTTTCCATATTAGAAAAAGACGCCAGCATCATCTTAATCTCAGTGGGTTGAAAGATACGGCTATAATACTGCATATAACAATTATTTACTTCAACGTCTGATTGTGTAAAAAACCTAAAAATCTGCGTTAAAAGATTCTTCTCTGATACATTGAGCTTAAGATGCCAATCTTTAATATCATCGGCTAATGGAACTTCTTCTGGTAGCCAGTGAATTCGTTGTTGCATAAGCCAAGCTTCATAAGCCCATGGATAATGAAACGGTTTATAAACGGGATTGGGGGTTAGTAAAGTTATTTTCATAAGGTCACTCCTTTATTGACATGCAAGACATTCATCTTGAACGTTTTTTTGATTTTGTACGGCGCGAATTGTGCTTTCAGCTCTTTGAATAGATGTTGATCTCAAATAATAGAGACTTTTTAATTTCTTTTTCCATGCCAGCATATGAATTTGATGAAGATCACGTTTGTGAATATTGCCATGAAAGAAAATATTCAAAGACTGAGATTGACAAACATAGGGTTGACGGTCAGCCGCATGGTCAATAAGCCAACGTTGATCAATTTCAAAGGCCGTTTTAAACACATCCTTTTCATTTTGATCTAGGAAATCTAAATGTTGAACAGAACCATGGTGATGAACAATAGAGAGCCAAACCTCAGAAGTATTATGTCCTTTTTTGTCTAATAAATCGTTTAGATGTTTATTACGTACAGCAAAAGATCCTGAAAGGGTTTTATGGGTATAAGCGTTAGCAACAAAGGGTTCAATACCCGGAGAGGTCCCGCCGCAAATAATGGAAATTGAAGCAGTTGGTGCAATCGCTAATTTATTAGAAAAGCGCTCTTCTGATTTTATGTGCGCTGCATCCAAACAAGCGCCTTTTTCTTTGGCGAGAAGATTTGATGCTAGGTTAGCTTCAAATTTTATTTTCTTGAACATGCGTTGGTTCCACACTTTTGCCATCACACTTTCAAAAGGAATCATTTTTGATTGCAAAAATGAATGGAAACCCATGACTCCGAGTCCGACTGAACGTTCTCTGGTCGCCGAATAAACTGCTTTTTGCATAGATTGAGGTGCACGTGTAATAAAATCTTCTAAAACATTATCAAGAAAACGCATACAGTCTTCTATGAATTGGGGTTCAGTTTCCCATTCATGGAATTTCTCGAGGTTGAGCGAAGAAAGGCAACAGACTGCAGTTCTTTCCTGATCCCAGGGATCTTTACCTGTCGGAAGTGTAATTTCTGAACACAAGTTAGAGGTCTTGACTTGTAACCCCAATTGTTTTTGATGTTCAGGAAGTGAGCGGTTCACTTGATCAATGAAGATCATATAAGGTTGACCAGTTTCAAGACGCGTTGTTAGGAGACGGATCCAAAGACCTCGTGCCGGGACGGTTCTTACAACTGACTGATCTTTAGGACTTCTCAAATTCCACATTTCGTCTGATTCCACGGCTTTCATAAATTCGTCAGAAATCACAACGCCGTGATTTGTATTCGGCGTTTTACGATTATGATCACCGCCAGTAGGACGTCGTATTTCTATAAATTCCTCGATTTCGGGGTGACATATAGGAAGGTAGATGGCCGCAGACCCACGACGCAAAGATCCTTGGGAAATCGCTAATGTCATGCTGTCCATCACTTTCATGAATGGAACAACGCCACTTGTTTCTCCATTACGACCTATTTTTTCACCAATGGATCTTAAATTCCCCCAATAACTCCCAATCCCGCCGCCACGAGAAGCAAGCCACACATTCTCTGTCCAGAGATTCACGATGCCATCAAGGCTGTCGATAGTCTCATTAAGGAAGCAAGAAATAGGAAGTCCACGTTCAGTTCCGCCATTTGTGAGAACGGGCGTTGCAGGCATAAACCAAAGTTTTGATATATAATCATAGAGCCTTTGACTGTGTGCATAATCATCTCCATAGGCACGAGCAACGCGCGCAAATAAATCCTGATAAGATTCATTCGGCATAATATATTGGTTCTGGAGAGTGGTCTTACCAAAGTCAGTCAAGTAGCTATCTCTGCTAGAGTCTGTATAGATATCATTGGGGGGAAATTGCTTTGCCAACATCTCCATGAGGGAGTTACCTTTCTGTGTTTAGAGTTATTTTTTGTGACACAAAAGGGACAAGATGTTGAGCTATTAAAAATAGCAATCTTGTTTGATGCACGCGGCACACCCCGTCCGGTTTATATCACAACGATTGATGGCAGGTCTCCTGGCTCATGCACTTTGTTCATCTTACCTTCCCAGATCAAAAAACCCAGTGGTGTCTTAAGCTAAACATGCATCTACAGTTACGGGGGTAGCTTCGGCTTATTTTACCGAATTCCCTCTTCGTTCCCCTCATGGGAAACCATCAATAATTCAAACAATAGAAGGGTAGATTTTTTTTGCAATAACGATTTTGAAAACAGTTGAAAATCCTAGAAATTAGTTTTCGGGGAGAGATGAGAAACAATGAATCCTTGTTGAATTTTATTTTCAGATCCGTTGTACAGTGACTCTATTAAGTGTTTATAGTATAATAAATAAAATTTTTTATGAAAAAAAATAACGGGAGCGTTCCATGAAAAAAAATACAACTCTAATATTATTATTAATTTTACCAGCTATGAGTGCTCATGCTGGTATCACTTATGGAAAAAATATTACAAAGATTGATACTCTTAGAGGAATGTATACAAGTTACCAAAATGAGATTGATCAAATTGAAGCGCTTCCACCAAGTGAACAAGCAGAGAAATTTAACGAGTTAAAAGATAATATTCAAAGAGCACGCGATAAAGTAAGAACCATGACGATGGCTGAAGAGCCATCTGTGACAGCTGCGCGCAATAGTCTCTATCAACAAACAATTCGTTACATAGATAATAAACTCTCTAGAAGGAGATAAGAGTTATGAGCAAATTGAAGAATATAAAAGCAGAGACTTTAAAAAAAGCAGGGAAGGGGGTCATACTCGATGTTCGCAGCACCCCAGAACATAGAGAGATGTGTTTAAAGAAAAAGCATATTCATATTCCTCTTGATAACTTGGACCCTGCAAAATTTCAGAAAGACAATAAGCTTACCTTAGAGACTCCTATATATTTGCTTTGTCGTCATGGAATTCGCTCAACGACAGCAGCAGAACGCTTAATGTCTTTTGGATTTAAGAATGTATATGTTGTAGAAGGCGGGATTGAATATTGTAAACCTCACGGACTTGTTGAAAGACTATCAACATCACGGTCGATCTCCATAGAAGAGCAGATAAGAATCGGAGCAGGAAGTATTGTATTAGTAGGGGTCTTCTTGGGTACTTTTATTCATCACCTTTTTTATATTGTACCTGCATTTATTGGACTTGGGCTGATTGTGAGTGGTATCACGGGGTGGTGCGGAATGTCTCTTCTTCTTGAAAAAATGCCTTGGAATAAAAGATAACGTCATAGGTCTTATTTGTGTAATATATGATTTATATTGACATAGATATTTTAAATAGATAGATAACTCTTTAAGTTCTTATTAAAAGAATTACGAGGAGTAATTGTATGCTATTCAGAGAAAACTTTTTAAAGAGCGTATTGATTGTTTTGACAATAAGTACTTTTTGTCTCACCAACGGCAGTTGGGCGACCACAGATGACTTAAAAGAAGAATCCTCATCTTTAAAAACACAAAAATTTCAGGATCGTTTTAACCCCTTACCTCAAAATTTCGTTCTAGAAGATCACTTAAAAGCGACTAAATTTAATCAGTTACTCATTGCCATGGGCGAGCCTACTAATGACTCGATAAAACTTTGTGCAGAGAAATTGAAAGATGTTCCTGGATATTCTTTGATTACTACTCAAAAGGTTACGGCTAGTCTGAAGGGAGGAGAAACTAGAGATCTTATCCTTTTGCATTCATTTCTTGAAGTTTCAATGCCAAAAGGATTAAAAGAGCCAAGTCACTTATATGGGGTTTTGAAAGTATACTCTCCTCAAGTTTTTGAGGAAAAGTCTGAAGATGATTTAAAAAACCCTATTAATTTTGAAAACGCTTCAGGATATTTGATCTATCGTGTATGTGCTCAAAATCCTGAGGCTATCGTTGAGCATATCAATACTACTGAAAAAGGGAGGGGCCTTGGTAAATTTATTCTCAATGCTTTTTTGACATTTATTCGTGAACACACCACCAGTGTAGAGAAAATTGGCGCTGATTGTAGAGGGACTATTTCTTTCAATTTATTTGAAAGTTTTGGATTTAAAAAAACGACAGATCATCCTTCAATTTCTGGTCTCCATATTAATCATCTTCTAACGCTTCCACGCAAGAGCATGGAAAAAGATGATCTCAATACGAATGCTGATGCTCTCAAAGTCAGCGAGAATAAAGTAGACTCTGCCATACAATAAGAGGCCGCTTAAAGCGCCTTACTTATTAAAAACATACAGTACATCTTCCCCTTCTAGTGCTTCACCAGTGCTTCTATCTCGTTTGCGAGCAAAATAGTATGGGGAAATTTTCCAAGTGTCCTCACTACGTTCAATGCGGAGAGTAACATTAAAAATATCTTCAAGAGGTTTCTCTAATTTAAAGTCACCATTTAATTTAAGGCGTTTCCCATTTTTTGAAGTGAGTGTAAAAGAACAGGCAATGCTTTCGCACATGATTTCGCTATCTTTTGATGGAACCCAACCCTCCGTTTGACGAGACAAAATGCCAAATGCAGTCCATAATTTATCTCCCAGAAGAGGTAAGTCGTCGGTAATTGGCGCGACAGACTGATAGGGTACTGCGTACTTAAAGACTTTGACTGTCGATATTTTTTGATGATGAACAAATCTTATGCTGGGACGGTGCCAAGAAATTGAGCTTGTAAGATCTAATTGCAAACCAGATAACAGATGTGGATCATTTATAGCAACTAAGAGATTAAGATTTTTAATGCAGGGTGCTGAAATTTTTCTCGTTTTTGGCTCATCTATATTCAAATAAGACATTCCAATGAGAACCATGTCCTCAAGATTATACTCACTTTTTTGTTCCGCAGAAGCTTGTGCAGAACATGATGCCGTAAGCAAAACTAGAAGTGTTAATAGAAAGCGATTCTTGAACATAGCGAATTTCCTTAGTGCAGGTGATCAAACGTTATCATTTTTTGATATCCTGTCAAAAGAATTTAATCAATAACCTTAACATCATTTTCCATAATATATATTATACGACTTTTTTTAAGGTATTTACGTCATTTAATTGAGCTATAGGAGACTACTTTCTTGCCGGTCTTTTTTGCGGTGTACATGGCCTTGTCTGCTTTCTTAATTAACTCCTCAATCGTTTTTGCATCCTTA
The sequence above is drawn from the Candidatus Nucleicultrix amoebiphila FS5 genome and encodes:
- a CDS encoding ribonucleotide-diphosphate reductase subunit beta; translated protein: MKITLLTPNPVYKPFHYPWAYEAWLMQQRIHWLPEEVPLADDIKDWHLKLNVSEKNLLTQIFRFFTQSDVEVNNCYMQYYSRIFQPTEIKMMLASFSNMETIHIAAYSHLLDTIGMPETEYQAFFKYKAMKDKWDYLQQFGGPELEDIALTLALFGAFTEGLQLFASFAMLMNFPRFNKMKGMGQIVSWSVRDETLHTQSIVQLFKTFISENPKIWNKKLQQRITEVCQTVVEHEDTFIDLAFELGSIEGLTSSQVKNYIRYIADRRLNQLGLPSLYNLQSNPLPWMDDMMNGLEHTNFFENKATEYSKASTQGTWEEAFL
- a CDS encoding ribonucleoside-diphosphate reductase subunit alpha, with the protein product MEMLAKQFPPNDIYTDSSRDSYLTDFGKTTLQNQYIMPNESYQDLFARVARAYGDDYAHSQRLYDYISKLWFMPATPVLTNGGTERGLPISCFLNETIDSLDGIVNLWTENVWLASRGGGIGSYWGNLRSIGEKIGRNGETSGVVPFMKVMDSMTLAISQGSLRRGSAAIYLPICHPEIEEFIEIRRPTGGDHNRKTPNTNHGVVISDEFMKAVESDEMWNLRSPKDQSVVRTVPARGLWIRLLTTRLETGQPYMIFIDQVNRSLPEHQKQLGLQVKTSNLCSEITLPTGKDPWDQERTAVCCLSSLNLEKFHEWETEPQFIEDCMRFLDNVLEDFITRAPQSMQKAVYSATRERSVGLGVMGFHSFLQSKMIPFESVMAKVWNQRMFKKIKFEANLASNLLAKEKGACLDAAHIKSEERFSNKLAIAPTASISIICGGTSPGIEPFVANAYTHKTLSGSFAVRNKHLNDLLDKKGHNTSEVWLSIVHHHGSVQHLDFLDQNEKDVFKTAFEIDQRWLIDHAADRQPYVCQSQSLNIFFHGNIHKRDLHQIHMLAWKKKLKSLYYLRSTSIQRAESTIRAVQNQKNVQDECLACQ
- a CDS encoding rhodanese-like domain-containing protein, which translates into the protein MSKLKNIKAETLKKAGKGVILDVRSTPEHREMCLKKKHIHIPLDNLDPAKFQKDNKLTLETPIYLLCRHGIRSTTAAERLMSFGFKNVYVVEGGIEYCKPHGLVERLSTSRSISIEEQIRIGAGSIVLVGVFLGTFIHHLFYIVPAFIGLGLIVSGITGWCGMSLLLEKMPWNKR
- a CDS encoding N-acetyltransferase; the protein is MLFRENFLKSVLIVLTISTFCLTNGSWATTDDLKEESSSLKTQKFQDRFNPLPQNFVLEDHLKATKFNQLLIAMGEPTNDSIKLCAEKLKDVPGYSLITTQKVTASLKGGETRDLILLHSFLEVSMPKGLKEPSHLYGVLKVYSPQVFEEKSEDDLKNPINFENASGYLIYRVCAQNPEAIVEHINTTEKGRGLGKFILNAFLTFIREHTTSVEKIGADCRGTISFNLFESFGFKKTTDHPSISGLHINHLLTLPRKSMEKDDLNTNADALKVSENKVDSAIQ